Proteins from one Cellulosilyticum lentocellum DSM 5427 genomic window:
- a CDS encoding sodium:solute symporter family transporter, protein MSVYSVKVLCVLVFILTMVGVGVYSKAKVKNSSDFLLGGRNMGGWVSAFAYGTSYFSAVIFIGYAGAQGWEFGIPIIWIGIGNAVFGCYLAWKVLAKRTREMTHRLDVKTMPEFFEKRYNSNNMKLIAAVIMFIFLVPYTASVYKGLGYILESSFNIDFNLAIFFMALLTAIYLVLGGYVATAINDLIQGVVMLVGCVLMVGYVLYHPNVGGLQAGLEALNKLDPALTAPLATGDKALPLLGLVFMTSFGVWGLPQMIHKYYAIKDNAAIKKGTIISTVFALVIGVSAYFTGSLGRLFFIDPSSGVAVMPTTAAGVPNPDMIVPTMLEGALPAMLMGIIIVLVLSASMSTLAALVLVSSSTISIDFIKGFLAPKLSDKAIMIMMRVSCIVFVGVSYLLAVIQSSTIVNLMSLSWGVISGMFLGPYLFGLWWKKTTKAGAWAGFIGGGLTITIGTILINQKLLPAGVTAPVIASLAMIVSCIAVPVVSVLSTQMSEAHLNQVFGEAREL, encoded by the coding sequence ATGAGCGTGTATAGTGTCAAAGTGTTATGTGTGCTGGTTTTTATCTTAACCATGGTGGGTGTAGGGGTATACAGTAAGGCAAAAGTAAAAAACTCTAGTGACTTCTTATTAGGGGGAAGAAATATGGGGGGATGGGTAAGTGCTTTTGCCTATGGAACTTCTTATTTCTCCGCAGTTATTTTTATAGGTTATGCCGGAGCTCAAGGTTGGGAATTTGGCATACCTATTATATGGATTGGTATAGGAAACGCTGTGTTTGGTTGTTACTTAGCTTGGAAGGTTTTAGCTAAAAGAACTAGAGAGATGACACATAGGTTAGATGTAAAAACTATGCCAGAGTTTTTTGAAAAACGTTATAATAGTAATAATATGAAATTAATAGCAGCAGTGATTATGTTTATCTTTTTAGTTCCATATACGGCTTCTGTATATAAAGGCCTAGGATATATCTTAGAAAGCTCTTTTAATATTGATTTTAATTTAGCAATCTTTTTTATGGCGTTACTTACAGCTATTTACCTCGTATTAGGTGGGTATGTAGCTACAGCTATTAATGACCTGATACAAGGTGTTGTTATGTTGGTAGGTTGTGTTCTAATGGTAGGATATGTTTTATATCATCCTAATGTAGGAGGATTACAAGCGGGACTTGAGGCATTAAATAAACTAGATCCTGCGCTTACTGCTCCGTTAGCAACAGGAGATAAAGCACTACCTTTATTAGGGTTAGTTTTTATGACTAGTTTTGGAGTATGGGGTTTACCACAAATGATTCATAAATATTATGCAATTAAAGATAATGCAGCCATTAAAAAAGGAACCATTATTTCCACAGTATTTGCCTTAGTGATAGGTGTATCTGCTTATTTTACAGGTTCTTTAGGAAGATTATTTTTTATTGACCCAAGTTCAGGAGTAGCAGTTATGCCAACTACAGCAGCAGGAGTACCTAATCCTGATATGATAGTTCCTACTATGTTAGAAGGAGCATTACCTGCTATGCTTATGGGTATTATTATTGTATTGGTTTTATCAGCATCCATGTCTACATTAGCTGCATTAGTACTTGTATCAAGCTCTACTATTTCTATTGACTTTATTAAAGGATTTTTAGCACCTAAACTTTCAGATAAAGCAATCATGATTATGATGCGTGTGAGCTGCATTGTATTTGTAGGGGTATCATATCTTCTAGCAGTTATTCAGTCTAGTACAATTGTTAACCTGATGTCTTTATCTTGGGGCGTTATTTCGGGCATGTTCTTAGGACCCTATTTATTTGGGCTTTGGTGGAAGAAAACTACTAAAGCAGGAGCATGGGCAGGCTTTATTGGTGGTGGATTAACTATTACCATTGGAACTATTCTTATCAACCAAAAGCTGCTTCCAGCAGGAGTAACAGCACCTGTTATTGCTAGTCTAGCAATGATTGTATCGTGTATAGCCGTGCCGGTTGTAAGTGTACTAAGTACCCAGATGAGCGAAGCACACTTAAATCAAGTGTTTGGAGAAGCAAGAGAACTGTAA
- a CDS encoding GNAT family N-acetyltransferase — protein MLNTTISTEHLQLSLATLEDLMVLKKIYAEATLCYSFDTGYKITSPEVILRKGALPANHIANNSYIYCIYLKGHMIGYIEVYLSFPTSDNIYIPFFYITDPYKNKDYKEDVLACLIEAFGTENYKTVSVYTALKTWKDLAFWQSCGFDTILSVETDSTNTEHSYGYIELQYII, from the coding sequence ATGTTAAACACGACTATCTCTACTGAACATTTACAATTAAGCTTAGCAACTCTTGAGGATTTAATGGTCTTAAAAAAAATTTATGCAGAAGCTACTCTATGCTATTCCTTTGACACTGGCTATAAAATTACATCTCCAGAAGTCATCTTGCGTAAGGGAGCATTACCTGCAAATCATATAGCAAATAATAGTTATATATACTGCATTTACCTAAAGGGGCATATGATTGGTTATATAGAAGTATATCTAAGCTTTCCTACTTCTGATAATATCTATATTCCATTCTTCTATATTACAGACCCTTATAAAAACAAAGATTACAAGGAGGATGTATTAGCATGCCTTATAGAAGCCTTTGGAACGGAAAATTATAAAACAGTAAGTGTTTATACCGCTCTTAAAACTTGGAAAGACTTAGCTTTCTGGCAAAGTTGTGGTTTTGACACTATCTTATCTGTAGAAACAGATTCTACTAATACAGAACATAGTTATGGATATATTGAATTACAATATATTATTTAA
- a CDS encoding phospho-sugar mutase, producing the protein MNYKQSYEMWLESDVIDIITKEELKALNNEKEIEDRFYKNLEFGTGGLRGKIAAGTNRMNIYTVGKATQGLAKYLVTNFTNPSIAIAYDSRNMSDVFAETAAKVLAANGVKVYLYESLRPTPMLSFAVRHLGAEAGIVLTASHNPKEYNGYKVYGSDGGQLTDNAANEVLGYINEIDLFTGIKTMNTEDAVKAGLLVYIGEDVDNAYYEKVETVVVNKELVKERASELNIIYTPIHGSGNIPVRAMLKRLGYTNVHIVKEQELPDGNFPTAPYPNPENPQVFELAIEMAKEVGPDLIFGTDPDCDRIGVIVKEDSGEYKVLTGNQVGVLLSEYMLNARKETGVLSTKDTLIKTIVTTEMATRVAEAYDAQIMSVLTGFKYIGEKIEEFEQTGSNNFVLGFEESYGYLSGGFVRDKDAVIAATLIAEMALYYKTKGKNLAQALHDLFEKYGYYKEELVSITMEGKDGQEQIAAMITALRENTPTEVNGVKIATVEDYKLSTRTNVLEGTKEEIKLPKSNVLKFVLEDRSWFVIRPSGTEPKVKIYASVVGKDEVDAAEKSKAFVSNIKQILNVK; encoded by the coding sequence ATGAATTACAAGCAAAGTTATGAAATGTGGCTAGAAAGTGATGTTATTGACATAATTACAAAAGAAGAATTAAAAGCACTTAATAATGAAAAAGAGATAGAAGACCGTTTTTATAAAAATTTAGAATTTGGTACAGGTGGACTTCGAGGAAAAATCGCTGCTGGTACTAATAGAATGAATATATATACAGTAGGAAAAGCAACACAAGGTCTTGCAAAATATTTAGTTACAAATTTTACAAATCCTAGTATTGCTATTGCTTATGATTCAAGAAATATGTCAGATGTATTTGCAGAAACAGCAGCTAAAGTATTAGCGGCTAATGGTGTAAAAGTATATTTATATGAAAGTTTACGCCCTACACCAATGCTTTCTTTTGCTGTAAGACATCTAGGAGCAGAAGCTGGTATTGTTCTTACTGCTTCACACAATCCAAAAGAATATAATGGCTATAAAGTATATGGTAGTGATGGTGGACAATTAACAGATAATGCAGCTAATGAAGTATTAGGCTACATCAATGAAATCGACTTATTTACAGGAATTAAGACAATGAATACAGAAGATGCTGTAAAAGCTGGTTTACTTGTATACATTGGAGAAGATGTAGATAATGCGTACTATGAAAAAGTAGAAACAGTAGTTGTTAACAAAGAGCTTGTTAAAGAAAGAGCAAGTGAGCTTAACATCATCTATACACCTATTCATGGTAGTGGAAATATACCTGTTAGAGCAATGCTTAAGAGACTTGGATACACCAATGTCCATATTGTAAAAGAGCAAGAGCTTCCAGATGGTAATTTCCCAACAGCACCATACCCAAATCCTGAAAATCCACAAGTTTTTGAACTTGCTATCGAGATGGCAAAAGAAGTAGGTCCAGATCTTATTTTCGGAACCGACCCAGATTGTGATAGAATTGGTGTTATTGTTAAAGAAGACAGCGGAGAATATAAAGTATTAACAGGGAATCAAGTAGGGGTATTACTTTCTGAATATATGCTTAATGCAAGAAAAGAAACTGGTGTACTTAGTACAAAAGATACCCTAATCAAAACAATCGTAACGACAGAAATGGCTACTAGAGTAGCAGAAGCTTATGATGCTCAAATAATGAGCGTACTTACTGGTTTCAAATACATTGGAGAAAAAATTGAAGAATTTGAACAAACAGGTTCAAATAACTTTGTACTTGGCTTTGAAGAAAGTTATGGCTATTTATCTGGTGGTTTTGTAAGAGATAAAGATGCTGTTATCGCTGCTACACTTATTGCAGAAATGGCACTCTATTATAAAACAAAAGGTAAAAACCTTGCACAAGCCCTTCATGATTTATTTGAGAAATATGGATATTATAAAGAAGAGTTAGTTTCTATCACAATGGAAGGTAAAGATGGCCAAGAGCAAATTGCAGCCATGATTACAGCTCTTAGAGAAAATACACCAACAGAAGTAAACGGTGTTAAAATTGCTACAGTAGAAGACTATAAGTTATCTACACGTACAAATGTACTTGAAGGAACAAAAGAAGAAATCAAACTTCCAAAATCAAATGTACTTAAATTTGTACTTGAAGATAGAAGTTGGTTCGTTATTAGACCATCTGGTACAGAGCCAAAGGTAAAGATTTATGCATCTGTAGTTGGAAAAGATGAAGTAGATGCAGCAGAAAAGAGTAAAGCATTTGTGTCGAATATTAAACAAATACTTAATGTTAAATAA
- the ispE gene encoding 4-(cytidine 5'-diphospho)-2-C-methyl-D-erythritol kinase: MNSIILKGRAKINLTLDVVGKRENGYHDLQMIMQTINLYDTIFIRKAKTPGIRLTANFSWLPTNEKNIAYRAAQLFFEEAGIEEYGVSIEITKRIPVAAGLAGGSTDAAATLVGLNRLYETFYKREKLMEMGLKLGADVPFCIARGTMLAEGIGEVLTPLKPVPSMHVVLVKPPISVSTASVYKGLDINNIKLHPDTPKMIQAIEAQSPYEIATHMANVLEEVTIPMHPIIGAIRRELVQHGAMGAMMSGSGSAVFGLFDSKEKANKAAQYFKIERSIREVYVTTTYSPIEKKKDKNGVKYGIKRRGVKGC; encoded by the coding sequence ATGAACTCAATTATATTAAAAGGAAGAGCTAAAATTAATTTGACGCTTGATGTAGTTGGGAAGAGAGAAAATGGCTATCATGATTTGCAAATGATTATGCAGACGATTAATTTATATGATACGATTTTTATTCGTAAGGCAAAGACACCTGGAATTAGATTAACAGCTAATTTCTCATGGCTTCCGACTAACGAGAAAAACATTGCTTATCGCGCAGCTCAGTTATTTTTTGAAGAAGCAGGCATAGAAGAATACGGAGTATCCATTGAAATTACTAAACGCATTCCAGTAGCAGCAGGACTTGCTGGTGGAAGCACAGATGCAGCAGCGACCCTTGTAGGCTTAAATAGATTATATGAAACCTTCTATAAAAGAGAGAAGCTTATGGAAATGGGACTTAAGTTAGGGGCAGATGTACCATTTTGTATTGCGAGAGGAACAATGCTTGCAGAAGGGATAGGAGAAGTGTTAACACCACTTAAACCTGTTCCAAGTATGCATGTGGTATTGGTTAAACCACCTATTAGCGTTTCTACAGCTTCAGTATATAAGGGGCTAGATATAAACAATATCAAGTTACACCCAGATACACCAAAGATGATACAAGCTATAGAAGCACAAAGCCCATATGAAATTGCTACTCACATGGCCAACGTGCTAGAAGAAGTCACTATTCCTATGCACCCGATTATAGGAGCAATCAGAAGAGAATTAGTTCAGCATGGTGCTATGGGGGCTATGATGAGCGGCAGTGGCAGTGCAGTATTCGGTTTGTTTGACAGTAAGGAAAAGGCTAATAAGGCTGCTCAATATTTTAAAATAGAACGTAGTATAAGAGAAGTATATGTTACCACTACCTATTCACCTATAGAGAAAAAGAAGGATAAAAATGGAGTAAAATATGGAATAAAAAGAAGAGGTGTGAAAGGATGCTAG
- a CDS encoding DUF3794 and LysM peptidoglycan-binding domain-containing protein, with translation MSVELIKKPITLDEMTKKESVQVIKERDLIVPDGKPDMQSVVQIDGRINMDQIDVTQDRVMYRGKVDLCILYRAVNNSKCIYTMKGSIPIEDFVIMDGVNRDQRVDFDYEIEHISNSILNERKLNVKVIMQVDVGATGSKDTTVITEVRADGPIQTREEPIEIVSLGHEKEEKVIVKEDLTIAQNKPCIGEILKSNMQIKEDQVKRTDNEIKFNGMIEVTTMYRVAESDEGIEIVTHRVPFEGSIENMKGENEVFWDCSLSVTPSYMQVAPDYDGEDRIIECECMVTANYNTYNKCSYDTVSDIYCPGKNVKTKEKSLDYMNLVDRIEITMPKKESMAIEDKPENTMEVFSINVKPIVEEKSLVNDKLTLRGILEITTVFLVKSEENNTIDTAVNIVPFIQEMDVKKVPEKAYIDPVVRAKDVNIYAQTKRELVIEYLLDCMAEIYGQDRLNVLEEIDIDDMTKEQIDNYPSMTVYQVKKGDTLWSLAKRFNTTVKEIQDINDIDIPENLREGQKIIILKKVKF, from the coding sequence ATGTCAGTAGAACTGATAAAAAAGCCAATCACATTAGATGAGATGACTAAGAAAGAAAGTGTTCAAGTCATTAAAGAGCGTGACCTTATAGTACCCGATGGAAAACCAGATATGCAGTCTGTAGTGCAGATTGATGGAAGAATTAATATGGATCAAATTGATGTAACACAAGACCGTGTCATGTATAGGGGTAAAGTTGATTTATGTATCCTGTATAGGGCGGTTAATAATTCTAAATGCATCTATACCATGAAAGGATCTATTCCTATTGAAGATTTTGTCATTATGGATGGGGTAAACAGAGACCAGAGGGTAGATTTTGATTACGAAATAGAACATATCAGTAACAGCATTCTTAATGAGCGTAAACTGAATGTTAAAGTCATTATGCAAGTTGATGTAGGAGCTACAGGTTCTAAGGATACAACTGTTATTACAGAGGTAAGAGCAGATGGCCCTATTCAAACAAGAGAAGAGCCAATTGAAATTGTCAGCTTGGGTCATGAAAAAGAGGAAAAGGTCATAGTTAAAGAAGATTTAACCATTGCTCAGAATAAACCTTGCATTGGTGAAATTCTTAAATCTAATATGCAGATTAAAGAAGATCAAGTTAAGCGCACAGATAACGAAATTAAATTTAATGGTATGATTGAAGTAACAACCATGTATAGGGTAGCAGAAAGTGATGAGGGAATAGAAATAGTAACGCATCGTGTTCCTTTTGAAGGTAGTATTGAAAATATGAAGGGTGAAAATGAAGTGTTTTGGGACTGCTCTCTCAGTGTAACACCCTCCTATATGCAAGTGGCACCAGATTATGATGGAGAAGACCGCATCATAGAATGTGAATGTATGGTAACGGCAAACTATAATACTTATAATAAATGTAGTTACGATACAGTTTCTGATATCTACTGTCCAGGTAAAAATGTAAAGACTAAGGAGAAATCCTTGGATTACATGAATCTAGTAGATCGGATAGAGATAACAATGCCTAAAAAAGAGTCTATGGCTATTGAAGATAAGCCAGAAAATACAATGGAAGTTTTCAGCATAAATGTTAAACCTATAGTAGAGGAGAAATCTTTGGTTAATGACAAGCTAACACTTCGAGGAATCCTTGAAATTACAACTGTTTTCCTTGTTAAATCAGAGGAGAATAATACTATTGATACAGCAGTTAATATCGTTCCATTTATACAAGAAATGGATGTTAAAAAGGTACCAGAGAAAGCTTATATTGATCCTGTTGTAAGAGCTAAAGATGTAAATATTTATGCCCAAACTAAGAGAGAATTGGTAATTGAATATTTACTAGACTGTATGGCAGAAATCTATGGTCAAGATAGGCTGAATGTATTAGAAGAAATTGATATTGATGATATGACCAAAGAACAGATAGACAATTATCCAAGCATGACAGTATATCAAGTAAAAAAAGGTGATACACTTTGGAGTTTAGCTAAACGTTTTAATACCACAGTTAAAGAGATTCAGGACATTAATGACATTGATATACCAGAAAACTTACGTGAAGGACAAAAAATAATTATCCTTAAAAAGGTTAAATTTTAA
- the yabG gene encoding sporulation peptidase YabG: protein MVFKEGVMAMLNIGDYVVRLSYNKDILFRITYISPNQIARLKGVSYRVIADAPISDLELSVGMRYTNEESSIMSTIEATVEKIMKKRAEIEKGKDPRFQKTGTVLHVDGDAFYLNLCLKYYKMLDIPAIGEHISESEQPKRIKYLLEKYAPDILVLTGHDALNKNYKTLYDISEYRNSQYFVESVKRARAIKPNMSELVIFAGACQSYFEEILAAGADFAASPDRVLIHALDPVFIVEKIAECPFYKVLPIEEALENTITQFNGLGGYEILGKCRRGGPVVTDKQKNEAKENREQEEHVTLDPAHMTKEDIERELARPLFKDTRDEFESKIKQYINKHPSL, encoded by the coding sequence ATGGTCTTTAAAGAAGGTGTTATGGCGATGCTCAATATAGGAGATTATGTAGTAAGGCTGTCCTATAACAAGGATATTTTATTTCGTATAACATATATTTCACCCAATCAAATTGCTAGACTGAAAGGTGTGTCTTACCGCGTTATTGCAGATGCACCTATTTCGGACCTAGAACTCTCGGTAGGGATGCGTTATACCAATGAAGAAAGTAGTATTATGAGTACCATTGAAGCAACGGTAGAAAAAATCATGAAGAAAAGAGCAGAAATTGAAAAAGGGAAAGATCCTAGGTTCCAAAAAACAGGGACGGTTCTGCATGTAGATGGAGATGCTTTTTACTTAAACCTATGTCTTAAATATTATAAAATGCTAGACATACCAGCTATAGGAGAGCATATATCAGAATCAGAACAACCAAAGAGAATTAAGTACCTTTTGGAAAAATATGCTCCAGATATTTTAGTACTCACAGGGCATGATGCACTGAATAAAAACTATAAAACTTTATATGATATCAGCGAATATAGGAACTCACAGTATTTTGTAGAGTCTGTTAAGAGAGCAAGAGCTATTAAACCTAATATGTCGGAGCTGGTAATATTTGCAGGGGCTTGCCAGTCTTATTTTGAAGAGATATTAGCAGCTGGAGCTGATTTTGCAGCTTCTCCTGATAGAGTTTTAATCCATGCATTAGATCCAGTTTTTATAGTAGAAAAAATAGCCGAATGTCCTTTCTATAAAGTGCTTCCTATTGAAGAAGCACTTGAAAATACGATTACTCAGTTTAATGGTCTGGGAGGATATGAAATATTAGGCAAGTGTAGGAGAGGTGGTCCAGTAGTCACAGATAAGCAGAAAAACGAAGCTAAAGAAAACAGGGAACAAGAAGAACATGTTACATTAGATCCCGCTCATATGACGAAAGAAGATATAGAAAGAGAACTAGCTAGGCCGCTTTTTAAGGATACGAGAGACGAGTTTGAAAGTAAGATTAAGCAGTATATTAATAAGCATCCATCTCTTTAA
- a CDS encoding PEGA domain-containing protein — MRSQQRGEIVKRNNKKFIMNMIIVSVVGLITLMIVMFMVIRTYIKDEAKGNSVQVEAQVEENNTKVEYSSTVLVLVEKITQSDIIGFDIENKTEVSRKMSEGTKINDMYGSVIPASQIKPGDIVEVVYQEDKAKVLSISKTSRAKSWKKISGVTVDQSNKQINIGGTAYEYVDDTMIFQSDGNRTNMAFVTPFDVVSIQSVNNVIWSITIDEVAGSIVVTDLPTTKGSLEIDRSRFFKLDELKGDISVIPGQHKILLQMEGYEIITENITIESGESYEISLKDAKKAYTVINPLVNSGVTNYTIKIGDKTYNKGEEIKLQQGTYKVEAEADGYEPWSKEIICDKETYNLYVSFIQKPTPSESPNATGETNTVLNNTQTITLNTNPIGAKVYVNGVFKGETPCTVTLINGSYGVIFEKTGYSAYSTTLLLDGSNEQTGYLYDLIAN; from the coding sequence ATGAGAAGTCAACAAAGGGGTGAAATAGTGAAAAGAAACAACAAAAAATTCATTATGAATATGATTATTGTTTCAGTGGTAGGACTCATTACATTAATGATTGTAATGTTTATGGTAATTCGTACATATATAAAAGATGAAGCTAAAGGAAACAGTGTTCAAGTAGAAGCTCAAGTAGAAGAAAACAATACAAAAGTAGAATATAGTTCTACGGTACTAGTTCTAGTTGAGAAGATTACACAAAGTGATATCATAGGTTTTGACATAGAGAATAAAACTGAAGTGAGTAGAAAGATGAGTGAAGGTACTAAAATTAATGACATGTATGGTAGTGTAATTCCAGCTTCACAGATTAAACCAGGAGATATTGTAGAGGTGGTTTATCAAGAAGATAAAGCTAAGGTACTTTCTATTAGTAAAACCTCTAGGGCAAAATCATGGAAGAAGATAAGTGGAGTCACAGTTGATCAAAGTAATAAGCAGATAAATATCGGAGGGACTGCTTATGAATATGTTGATGATACAATGATTTTCCAAAGTGATGGTAATAGAACTAACATGGCATTTGTAACACCTTTTGATGTTGTCAGTATTCAAAGTGTTAACAATGTTATTTGGAGCATTACTATTGATGAAGTAGCTGGTAGTATTGTTGTTACAGATTTGCCAACTACAAAAGGAAGCTTAGAGATAGACCGCTCTCGTTTCTTTAAATTAGATGAGCTTAAAGGAGATATTAGCGTTATTCCAGGACAGCATAAGATTCTTCTACAAATGGAAGGATATGAAATCATTACAGAGAATATTACGATAGAATCGGGCGAAAGCTATGAAATTTCCTTAAAAGATGCTAAAAAGGCATATACAGTAATCAATCCTTTAGTTAATAGTGGTGTAACTAATTACACCATTAAGATAGGGGATAAAACGTATAATAAAGGTGAAGAAATTAAATTGCAACAAGGTACTTATAAAGTAGAAGCAGAAGCGGATGGGTATGAACCTTGGTCAAAAGAGATTATTTGTGATAAAGAAACTTATAATCTTTATGTATCTTTTATACAAAAACCAACACCTTCAGAATCGCCTAATGCAACGGGAGAAACAAATACTGTACTCAATAATACCCAAACAATTACTTTAAATACAAATCCAATAGGTGCTAAAGTCTACGTAAATGGTGTTTTTAAAGGAGAAACTCCTTGCACAGTAACATTGATTAATGGCAGCTATGGTGTCATATTTGAAAAAACAGGTTATAGTGCGTATTCTACTACCCTATTATTAGATGGTAGCAATGAACAAACCGGGTACTTATATGACTTAATTGCAAATTAA
- a CDS encoding protein kinase family protein, with protein sequence MRPLSRELIAQYDLNIKKYQYIRSNYYLETNKGKFVLRRVEIPKEQISFNYEVDTQLQERNFNGISNIYATKKKIPYALLGEQYYLMQAYESCEETDFKEYEDLKGIITSLALFHKIGVEINSKMRSVEEIKIKNIYEYYLRRRSENTKLKKNMIALKQKSNFEIMFLEGCEEYRELEELALQSIDSQLVERLIKGVKQTKSIAHKDFTYHTVNKTESGKYIISGLDVCNYDIQVLDLAQILSKMMQKNEWNNQILYELIEEYNKERPLSQDEFKMLKFMMIYPEKFNSICFKYIGSKRRWNYSMFEQKWENMLHYKENQIEVAKQIHGW encoded by the coding sequence GTGAGACCACTAAGTAGAGAGTTAATTGCTCAATATGATTTAAATATAAAGAAATATCAATATATAAGAAGTAACTATTATCTAGAGACCAATAAAGGTAAATTTGTACTACGTAGGGTTGAAATACCCAAAGAACAAATTTCTTTTAACTACGAGGTGGATACACAGCTTCAAGAGAGAAACTTTAACGGAATTAGTAATATATATGCTACTAAAAAGAAAATACCATATGCACTTTTGGGAGAACAGTATTACTTAATGCAAGCGTATGAGTCTTGTGAAGAGACTGATTTTAAAGAATATGAAGATCTAAAGGGCATTATCACGTCCTTAGCTCTTTTTCATAAAATAGGAGTAGAAATTAATAGTAAAATGAGAAGTGTAGAAGAGATAAAAATTAAGAATATTTATGAGTACTATTTAAGAAGAAGATCAGAAAATACTAAGTTAAAGAAAAACATGATAGCTTTAAAGCAAAAGTCTAACTTTGAAATTATGTTTTTAGAAGGCTGTGAAGAATACAGGGAGCTAGAAGAACTAGCATTACAAAGCATTGATTCACAGCTGGTAGAAAGGCTAATCAAAGGAGTAAAACAAACCAAAAGTATAGCGCATAAAGATTTTACTTATCATACCGTTAATAAGACTGAGAGCGGTAAATATATTATTAGTGGATTGGATGTATGTAATTATGATATTCAAGTTCTAGATCTTGCTCAAATTCTAAGTAAAATGATGCAAAAGAATGAATGGAATAATCAAATCTTATATGAGCTTATAGAAGAATATAATAAGGAAAGGCCACTATCTCAAGATGAGTTTAAAATGCTTAAATTTATGATGATTTATCCAGAAAAATTTAATAGTATTTGTTTTAAGTATATTGGCTCAAAAAGAAGATGGAATTATAGTATGTTTGAACAAAAATGGGAAAACATGCTCCATTATAAAGAAAATCAAATTGAAGTCGCTAAACAAATTCATGGTTGGTAA
- a CDS encoding DUF4340 domain-containing protein: MKRKGWLVPIVVFLISIIFLFSYQQKQEVVSFADTTNLPPIIWSEKSTDIVKVTYEAAGKVTEAVREEDTWSLSTSNNRKADALYIYNVITPFLEPLFEQVVEVSPSDLTNYGIDDMASSITLYDEAGHEYKLLKGKAFSEKSDYVYAPLTDTVYTMSNTAFGSISTNSNDWGSKELLNFELTNVKKINLTYKGHAATLMPTITENGIALASEELDNRLANEFMNFLQTAKIQSFITEEANEHVLSVYGFNAPLLKCTIHLKTGETLSLTIGNVNEEENICYTQVNGRSEIVGIPYFNLSQFNILYSELHDKDYDRLG, from the coding sequence ATGAAACGTAAAGGTTGGCTTGTTCCTATTGTTGTTTTTTTAATATCTATTATTTTTCTTTTTTCTTATCAGCAGAAACAAGAGGTTGTATCCTTTGCTGATACCACTAATCTTCCACCTATTATTTGGTCGGAAAAATCAACAGATATTGTTAAAGTTACTTATGAAGCTGCAGGTAAAGTTACTGAAGCTGTACGTGAAGAAGACACCTGGAGTTTATCTACCTCAAACAACCGTAAAGCTGATGCCTTATATATATACAATGTTATAACTCCTTTTTTGGAACCTTTATTTGAACAGGTAGTAGAGGTATCTCCTTCTGATTTAACAAACTATGGCATAGATGATATGGCTTCAAGTATTACCTTATATGATGAAGCAGGTCATGAGTATAAGTTACTTAAAGGTAAGGCTTTTAGTGAAAAAAGTGATTATGTCTATGCACCATTAACAGATACAGTTTATACAATGAGTAATACTGCTTTTGGTAGTATTAGTACCAACTCTAATGATTGGGGAAGCAAGGAACTACTTAACTTTGAATTAACTAATGTGAAAAAAATCAACTTAACTTATAAAGGGCATGCTGCTACCTTAATGCCTACTATTACTGAAAATGGTATTGCTCTAGCTAGTGAGGAGCTAGATAATCGCTTAGCAAATGAGTTTATGAACTTCTTACAGACTGCTAAGATTCAAAGCTTTATTACTGAAGAAGCTAATGAACATGTATTAAGTGTCTATGGTTTTAATGCTCCCTTACTTAAATGTACCATTCATTTAAAAACTGGTGAGACTCTATCTCTTACTATTGGAAATGTTAATGAGGAAGAAAATATTTGTTATACCCAAGTTAATGGGCGCTCAGAAATTGTGGGAATTCCTTATTTTAATCTATCACAATTTAATATTCTTTATAGTGAGCTTCATGATAAAGATTATGATAGGCTTGGTTAG